The following proteins are encoded in a genomic region of Corylus avellana chromosome ca4, CavTom2PMs-1.0:
- the LOC132177259 gene encoding F-box protein CPR1-like translates to MSNRLLPRDLQNEILVRLPVKSLLRFQGVCQSWKSFISSPRFISMHTQYSESTDNYAHLLHWEEKNDKDGVIQYQLHHIDGSFNKFQKLEYPCQIRDREYSFALECKGLILFTMTMIKDEIDDHRFEPLILWNPAIRMSITLPRPCIDVPANRGRCVHGFGFDHKSNDYKVVRIVYGRYSSFSPKAELYKLCTGTWKTVKVADDFKYTIYACMQALVNGAIHWLGNHLRGWPSSGTELEFGVVLFHICDEEFQVMKFPDHLISSLKKNYAEIGVYGGLLSLMEYNRQEFIHFSCSIWLMKEYGVAESWTKQFTIDLKNVLFTSKGDQQLTTMKDRGTYGRARPSAFI, encoded by the exons ATGTCAAACCGGCTTCTTCCACGGGATCTTCAGAACGAAATCCTGGTAAGACTACCCGTCAAATCGCTTTTACGATTCCAAGGTGTTTGTCAATCATGGAAATCCTTCATCTCTAGTCCCAGATTTATTTCCATGCACACCCAATATAGTGAGAGCACCGACAATTATGCTCACCTATTACATTGGGAggagaaaaatgataaagacgGAGTGATACAATACCAATTACACCATATCGATGGTTCATTCAACAAGTTTCAAAAACTTGAATATCCATGCCAAATTAGAGATAGAGAGTATAGTTTCGCCCTTGAATGCAAAGGATTAATACTTTTTACTATGACTATGATCAAAGATGAGATTGATGACCATCGTTTCGAGCCCCTGATTCTTTGGAACCCTGCAATTAGAATGTCTATCACGCTTCCTCGACCTTGCATTGATGTACCGGCCAACAGAGGCCGCTGTGTTCATGGGTTCGGTTTTGACCATAAAAGTAACGATTACAAGGTGGTGAGAATAGTCTATGGACGATACTCATCCTTTTCACCTAAGGCGGAACTGTATAAACTCTGCACAGGCACTTGGAAGACGGTTAAGGTTGCCGACGATTTTAAGTAtactatatatgcatgtatgcaGGCTTTAGTTAATGGGGCAATCCACTGGCTTGGAAATCATTTAAGAGGTTGGCCATCTTCCGGTACTGAATTGGAATTTGGTGTTGTGCTGTTTCATATTTGTGATGAAGAATTCCAAGTGATGAAGTTTCCGGATCATCTTATAAGTAGTTTGAAGAAGAATTATGCTGAAATTGGGGTTTATGGTGGATTGCTTTCTTTAATGGAGTATAACCGGCAAGAATTTATTCATTTCAGCTGCAGCATTTGGTTAATGAAGGAATATGGCGTAGCAGAGTCTTGGACTAAACAATTTACTATTGATTTAAAGAATGT GCTTTTCACTAGCAAGGGTGACCAACAATTAACAACTATGAAAGACAGAGGAACATATGGAAGAGCAAGACCATCTGCTTTTATTTGA